A genomic window from Deltaproteobacteria bacterium includes:
- a CDS encoding MmgE/PrpD family protein yields the protein MTRRSSPEPTVSQRIGDFIAGTTAKNISAEVLETAKLHLLDGLATMLSGVNQPSAQLLRRHYLEIDRQSEASVIGSRSKISAQHAALLNGVAAHVLDYDDAQMTTLASRPMGQQTHPTSPVLAAVLGLAESTRANGAALLTSYIVGVEVACRLGDAVDPSHYLDGFHPTGTLGVFGAAAACAHLLRLKPVAIRHALGIAGTLSSGLRANRGAMAKGLNAGRAAENGLLAAQLAVKGFTASENIFDDPMGFFSAACKNKLDRQLLRFGAPLFFAKPGVGIKLYPCVGVLHPAIDLLLLLRRRYRLIPERIEKISITLDADAALPLVYPKPKDALQAKFSVEFAAAVAIADGAAGLKQFSPERVGDAKIRTLMKRVQLIRRPAAKRSKKAGIDTQVEIASKSGAIYGARDRIARGHPARPAARADIEEKFRQCADGVLPPHAIEKFLKSFDSLQQSSSVAAWLAPLHPARR from the coding sequence ATGACTCGCCGCAGTTCACCAGAGCCAACGGTTTCGCAACGCATCGGCGACTTCATCGCCGGCACCACGGCAAAAAATATTTCCGCCGAAGTGTTGGAGACGGCGAAACTCCATCTGCTCGACGGCTTAGCGACCATGCTGAGCGGTGTCAATCAACCGTCCGCGCAGTTACTCCGGCGCCATTATTTAGAAATAGATCGCCAATCCGAAGCCTCGGTGATTGGCAGCCGGTCGAAAATTTCGGCGCAACACGCCGCGTTGCTCAACGGCGTCGCGGCTCACGTCCTCGACTATGACGACGCGCAAATGACCACACTGGCGTCGCGCCCCATGGGTCAGCAAACCCATCCGACCTCGCCCGTACTAGCGGCGGTGCTGGGGTTGGCGGAAAGCACGCGCGCCAACGGCGCGGCGCTGCTCACCTCTTACATTGTCGGCGTCGAAGTCGCCTGCCGGTTGGGCGACGCCGTCGACCCAAGTCATTACTTGGACGGATTTCATCCCACCGGTACTCTCGGCGTCTTCGGCGCTGCCGCCGCCTGCGCGCATTTGCTCAGGCTCAAGCCCGTCGCCATCCGCCACGCCTTGGGCATCGCCGGCACGCTCAGCTCCGGCCTGCGCGCCAATCGCGGCGCCATGGCCAAAGGACTGAATGCCGGGCGCGCCGCCGAGAACGGCTTGCTCGCCGCTCAACTCGCCGTCAAGGGATTTACCGCGTCGGAAAATATTTTTGACGATCCCATGGGATTTTTTTCCGCCGCCTGCAAGAACAAATTGGATCGTCAGCTCTTGCGCTTTGGCGCGCCATTATTCTTCGCCAAACCCGGCGTCGGCATCAAACTTTATCCTTGCGTCGGCGTGCTCCATCCCGCCATCGATTTGCTGTTGTTGCTACGCCGGCGCTACCGGCTCATTCCCGAGCGCATTGAAAAGATTTCCATCACCCTCGATGCCGACGCGGCCTTGCCGCTAGTGTACCCAAAGCCGAAAGATGCACTGCAAGCGAAGTTCAGCGTTGAATTCGCCGCCGCGGTCGCCATCGCCGATGGCGCGGCGGGGCTAAAACAATTTTCACCCGAGCGGGTCGGCGACGCGAAAATTCGCACGCTAATGAAACGCGTACAACTGATTCGCCGGCCTGCGGCCAAACGCAGCAAAAAAGCTGGCATCGACACCCAGGTGGAAATCGCCAGCAAGTCAGGCGCGATTTATGGCGCGCGCGATCGCATCGCCCGCGGTCATCCGGCCCGGCCCGCCGCGCGCGCCGACATCGAAGAGAAATTTCGCCAGTGCGCCGACGGCGTGTTGCCGCCGCACGCGATCGAAAAATTCTTAAAAAGTTTCGACAGCCTGCAACAGTCTTCGTCGGTTGCCGCCTGGCTCGCCCCGCTCCATCCGGCCCGCCGTTGA